TGAGGGCGATGGCCAGGAGGAAGAGGCCCAGGCCCCCCAGGAGCATGCCGGCAGTCGCCCACATGGGTGCGGGTCCCCTCCCTTGCGCTACAGGCCGCGAGGGCCCGCGTGGATGGCGCAGCCGTGCCGCGAGCCTCGCCCCGCCGCGCTACATCTGCGAGCGCAGGAACTCGCCGCGAGCTCCCATCGAAAAAGGGCTTACGAGGCAAGCCTCGTAAGCCCTTGGTGTAGATGGTCGGGACGAGGAGATTCGAACTCCTGACCCCCTGAACCCCATTCAGGTGCGCTACCAGGCTGCGCCACGTCCCGACGTGATCTCGATCATCCCGGTTCCAGCAGGCGGAGAATGTCTTGGAGCTCCCGGCGCACCGCGCGGAGCGCGCCGGCCCGATCCTCCTGCCTGCCTTCCTCCCGGGGGTGCTTCCACTCCTCCCGGAACCGCCGCTTCGCACCGGCAATGGTGAAGCGGTCCTGGTAGAGGAGCTTCTTGATGGTCAGGACCTTCTGGAGGTCCCGCTGGGTATAGAACCGCTGGTTTCCTTCGTTCTTGGCCGGGGAAAGGAAGCCGAACTCCGTCTCCCAGTACCGCAACACGTGGGGCTTGACCCCCGCGATGTCCGCCACTTCGCCGATGCGGTAGTAGAGCTTCTGGGGGAAGGGCTCTGCGCCCAACCGTCGCCCTCCTTGCCCGGAAAGTGGTGGGATCTTAGCAACCCGCCTGGGAAAAGGCAACGCCCTTGTTCTGGCCAGGCTGCGCCTCAGACCATCGAGGTGACTCGCCCCCTACGTGGGGCTCGCCCTCCCGGGCGTGCCTTCGGCACGTCCGATTCTCCTGTCCTGGAGAATCGTGACTCGCCCCCTACGTGGGGCTCGCCCCTGGCGCGGGGCAAAGCGAGCTAGCGCCCGTTGAGCCGGTCCTTGAGCACCTGGCTCGGCTTGAAGGTGAGCACCTGGCGCTCGGTGATGACGATCTCTTCGCCGGTCTGGGGATTTCGGCCCTTGCGGGGATCCTTGCGGCGGAGCTCGAAGTTGCCGAACCCGCTGATCTTGACCTTTTCCCCGTCCTCCAGGGCCTCTTTGATCAGATCGAGGACCAGGGCCACCACCTCGGACGAGCGCTTCTTGCTGAAGCCCACGCGCTGGTGGATGGCCTCCACGATGTCGGACTTGGTCATGGACGGTGTCCTTTCCTTGCTGCGGGGGGCGGCGCCATCGCGGCTGCCACCCGGCCGTTCGATGTCAGGTGTCCCGGAGCCGGGCTCCCACCCGTTCTTCCAGGCGCCGCAGGATGACGCCCTCCACCGCGGCCACCTCTTCCTCGGTGAGGGTGCGCTCGTCGGAGCGGTAGACGAGCCGCACCGCCAGGCTCACCTTTCCCGGGGGCAGGCGGCCGCCTTCGAAGACGTCGAAGAGGCAGGCTCTGCGCACCAGGGGAGCGTCCACCGACGCCACGGCATCCAGCACGGCCTGGGCGGGGGTATCGCGGTCCATCACGAGGGCCAGGTCGCGCTCCACCACCGGGAAGCGCTCGACTCCGGGGAAGTGCCCCGGCTGCCCCGACGCCCGCGCGACCGCCTCGAGATCGAGCTCGAAGGCAAGCGTGGGCGCGGGCAGCTCATAGGCTTCCCGCCGGTCGGGATGAATCTCTCCGACCCAGCCGAGCACTTCTCCCCCCTTCCCGGCCAGGACCTGGGCCGCCCGGCCCGGGTGGAGCCAGGGGAGATTCGGGGCGG
The nucleotide sequence above comes from Thermodesulfobacteriota bacterium. Encoded proteins:
- a CDS encoding MerR family transcriptional regulator, which produces MGAEPFPQKLYYRIGEVADIAGVKPHVLRYWETEFGFLSPAKNEGNQRFYTQRDLQKVLTIKKLLYQDRFTIAGAKRRFREEWKHPREEGRQEDRAGALRAVRRELQDILRLLEPG
- a CDS encoding integration host factor subunit alpha, with the protein product MTKSDIVEAIHQRVGFSKKRSSEVVALVLDLIKEALEDGEKVKISGFGNFELRRKDPRKGRNPQTGEEIVITERQVLTFKPSQVLKDRLNGR